A single window of Paenibacillus sp. FSL H8-0537 DNA harbors:
- a CDS encoding glycoside hydrolase family 2 TIM barrel-domain containing protein, translated as MSRLFQTNTIRKVRDLGGMWDFVTVPDGEIQLESLQYRYRLAVPGCWETHPELLTYSGRGVYRTKVTLEKRTSLRLIFKGVSHTANVFFDGKPVARHYNAYTAFDAVIRDVEAGTHELAVLVDNSFSEASSLHVPNDYYTYGGIIRPVMLEEIQELFVERISFTPLKNLTSETETETESEAGQQSAGSWQAEIRACVRYPALSKKHTQVQLDTRLTATIAGQTLELGSVSLQPGETASVGGIFSMDQVQSWSQENPALYLLQVLVQIEGQAAPVDDLVERVGFRTVTTERGRIQLNGEDIVLQGFNRHEDHPLTGSALPLPLMAHDLQLMLDMGASAVRTSHYPNDERFLDLCDEHGVLVWEENHARGLSIEQMRNPNFIWQCEQVNREMVEQHFNHPSIVIWAILNECASDLEEGRVHYKRQLEQIRAMDSSRPLTFASHHREKEICFDLADIVSCNLYPGWYGDEDPGELCDAARGWADAAGGAGKPMIMSEFGGDGHYGLRDPNRVRGTEERQADIIEANLQAYTSREYMSGMFIWQFCDCRVTEGTGWLLARAGTQNSKGIVDRYRRPKLAYEVVKKYFRGKARL; from the coding sequence ATGTCCAGATTATTTCAGACTAATACAATTCGAAAAGTAAGAGACCTCGGCGGTATGTGGGATTTTGTCACGGTTCCGGATGGAGAAATTCAGCTGGAATCGCTTCAATATCGATATAGGCTGGCGGTTCCGGGCTGCTGGGAGACGCATCCGGAGCTGCTGACATACAGTGGCAGAGGTGTTTACCGCACCAAAGTGACCTTGGAGAAACGGACGTCGCTTCGTCTTATTTTTAAAGGCGTGAGCCATACAGCCAATGTGTTTTTTGATGGAAAGCCGGTTGCCCGCCATTATAATGCGTATACGGCATTCGATGCCGTCATTCGCGATGTTGAAGCGGGTACACATGAGCTTGCCGTGCTCGTGGATAATTCTTTTAGCGAAGCATCGTCGCTTCACGTCCCTAACGACTATTATACATACGGCGGAATTATTCGTCCTGTCATGCTGGAGGAAATTCAGGAGCTGTTTGTTGAGCGCATATCTTTCACCCCTTTGAAAAATTTAACTTCAGAAACAGAAACAGAAACAGAATCGGAAGCAGGACAGCAAAGTGCTGGCAGCTGGCAGGCAGAGATTCGCGCTTGTGTGCGCTATCCAGCGCTATCGAAGAAGCATACGCAGGTGCAGTTGGATACTAGGCTGACGGCGACGATTGCAGGGCAGACGCTGGAGCTTGGCAGCGTGAGCTTGCAGCCGGGAGAGACGGCGAGTGTAGGCGGCATTTTCAGCATGGATCAGGTGCAGTCTTGGTCGCAGGAAAATCCGGCTTTGTATTTACTGCAGGTTTTGGTGCAAATCGAAGGCCAAGCGGCTCCCGTCGATGATTTGGTGGAGCGCGTAGGCTTCCGAACGGTTACAACGGAGCGTGGACGCATTCAATTGAACGGCGAGGATATCGTGCTGCAAGGTTTTAATCGGCATGAGGATCATCCGCTGACAGGTTCAGCTTTACCGCTGCCGCTTATGGCACACGATTTACAGTTGATGCTGGATATGGGCGCAAGCGCGGTGAGAACTAGCCATTATCCGAATGATGAGCGTTTTCTCGATTTATGCGATGAGCACGGTGTGCTGGTATGGGAAGAAAATCATGCCCGCGGCTTGTCAATTGAGCAAATGCGCAATCCAAATTTTATTTGGCAGTGCGAGCAGGTTAATCGCGAGATGGTGGAGCAGCATTTTAATCATCCCTCGATTGTCATTTGGGCGATTTTGAATGAATGCGCCAGCGATTTGGAGGAAGGGCGCGTTCACTACAAGCGGCAGCTGGAGCAAATTCGGGCAATGGACAGCAGCAGGCCGCTAACGTTTGCTTCCCATCACCGCGAGAAGGAAATTTGCTTTGACCTTGCCGACATCGTGTCCTGTAATTTGTACCCGGGCTGGTATGGCGATGAAGATCCAGGCGAGCTATGCGATGCGGCGCGAGGCTGGGCCGATGCCGCAGGCGGTGCGGGCAAGCCGATGATTATGAGCGAGTTTGGCGGCGACGGCCATTACGGCTTGCGCGACCCGAACCGGGTACGCGGCACAGAGGAGCGCCAGGCAGATATTATTGAAGCGAATTTGCAGGCGTACACGTCGAGGGAGTACATGTCCGGCATGTTCATCTGGCAGTTTTGCGATTGCCGGGTAACCGAAGGCACAGGCTGGCTGCTCGCCCGCGCCGGAACGCAGAACAGCAAAGGCATTGTGGACCGCTATCGCAGGCCGAAGCTGGCTTATGAAGTGGTGAAGAAATATTTTCGAGGCAAAGCTCGGTTGTAG
- a CDS encoding LLM class flavin-dependent oxidoreductase, with the protein MAKRKKIKFGAIVHGVGGHVGAWRHKDAVTDASVNFEFYKQQAQKAEAGKFDLVFIADGLYITEHSLPHFLNRFEPLTILSALAAVTSKIGLVGTLSTSYSEPFTVARQFASLDHISGGRGGWNVVTSPLEGSAKNYSKADHPTHPQRYRIAEEYLEVTRGLWDSWEDDAFVRDKESGVFFDPEKLHRLNHKGEFFSVQGPLNIARSKQGQPVVFQAGSSEDGRNLAAKSADAVFTGHESLEEAKAFYLDVKNRAAAYGRSADEIGIFPGISPIIGHTQEEADRKYEELASLVSIDKALQFLGRFFEHFDFSQFPLDEPFPDIGDLGSNSFRSGTDKIKSKAREHGLTLRQVALSVATPRTDFIGTPEKIADLIQQWHEEEGADGFIIHSSVPKGLDDFVDLVVPILQERGIYRTEYEHDTLRGNLELPIPENRYAAKALSKA; encoded by the coding sequence ATGGCTAAGCGGAAAAAAATCAAATTTGGTGCGATTGTTCATGGGGTTGGCGGTCATGTTGGGGCTTGGAGACATAAGGATGCCGTGACGGATGCCAGCGTTAATTTTGAATTTTACAAGCAGCAGGCGCAGAAGGCTGAGGCGGGCAAATTCGATCTTGTATTTATTGCAGATGGGCTCTACATTACCGAGCATTCGCTGCCTCATTTCTTGAATCGCTTTGAGCCGCTGACTATCCTTTCCGCGCTGGCGGCGGTTACTTCGAAGATCGGCTTGGTTGGCACGCTGTCGACGTCCTACAGCGAGCCGTTCACCGTAGCCCGGCAGTTTGCTTCGCTCGATCATATTAGCGGCGGGCGCGGCGGCTGGAATGTCGTCACGTCACCACTTGAAGGCTCGGCGAAAAACTACAGCAAGGCGGATCATCCAACGCATCCGCAGCGCTACCGCATTGCCGAGGAATATTTGGAGGTAACGCGCGGGCTTTGGGATTCATGGGAAGATGATGCTTTTGTGCGGGATAAGGAATCGGGCGTGTTTTTTGACCCGGAGAAGCTGCATCGTTTGAATCATAAAGGCGAGTTTTTCTCCGTGCAGGGGCCGCTCAATATTGCCCGCTCGAAGCAGGGTCAGCCGGTTGTTTTCCAAGCGGGCTCCTCGGAGGATGGACGCAACTTGGCAGCGAAAAGTGCCGATGCGGTATTTACGGGGCATGAGTCCTTGGAGGAAGCGAAAGCTTTCTATCTCGATGTGAAAAATAGAGCGGCAGCGTATGGCCGGTCAGCAGATGAAATTGGCATTTTCCCAGGCATTTCTCCCATTATCGGACATACGCAGGAAGAAGCAGACCGCAAATACGAGGAGCTGGCGAGCCTCGTGTCTATTGATAAGGCGCTGCAATTTTTGGGCCGCTTCTTCGAGCATTTCGACTTCTCGCAGTTTCCGCTCGATGAGCCATTCCCGGACATTGGCGATCTCGGCAGCAACAGCTTCCGCAGCGGCACGGACAAAATCAAGAGCAAAGCTCGGGAGCATGGCTTAACGCTGCGCCAGGTCGCGCTAAGCGTAGCGACACCGCGCACCGACTTTATCGGTACGCCGGAGAAAATCGCTGACTTAATTCAGCAGTGGCATGAGGAAGAGGGTGCCGACGGCTTCATTATTCATTCTTCTGTGCCGAAGGGGCTGGATGACTTCGTCGATCTAGTTGTGCCGATTTTGCAGGAGCGCGGCATCTACCGGACAGAGTATGAGCATGATACGCTCCGCGGCAATTTGGAGCTGCCGATTCCTGAGAATCGCTATGCCGCAAAAGCGCTAAGCAAAGCTTAA
- a CDS encoding GNAT family N-acetyltransferase: MANIKVEVRDAVAEDREAILRIVVAAYSQYEAVMSPDRWADYKASIIESVDKEGPQARIVAEVNGEIVGSVLLFTSSTTAYGRPELQIDSPIIRLLGVAPEARGLGVATELIKESIRRSLALGASTLHLHTSDLMASAIKLYERLGFERATDKEMYNGDVLVKCYKLQLQETALLS; encoded by the coding sequence GTGGCGAATATCAAAGTTGAAGTTCGGGATGCGGTAGCGGAAGACCGCGAGGCGATTTTGCGCATCGTCGTAGCTGCTTATTCGCAGTACGAGGCTGTTATGTCACCCGATCGCTGGGCCGATTATAAGGCTTCTATTATTGAATCGGTTGATAAGGAAGGACCCCAGGCGCGCATAGTTGCGGAGGTGAATGGGGAGATCGTCGGCAGTGTGCTGCTGTTCACTTCGTCGACTACCGCCTATGGGCGTCCAGAGCTGCAAATCGATTCACCGATTATTCGCTTGCTTGGGGTAGCGCCAGAGGCCCGCGGGCTTGGCGTGGCGACAGAGCTGATCAAGGAAAGCATTCGCCGTTCGCTCGCGCTTGGGGCTTCCACGCTGCATCTGCACACCTCTGATTTAATGGCGTCTGCCATTAAGCTTTATGAGCGGCTTGGCTTTGAACGGGCAACGGATAAGGAAATGTACAATGGCGATGTTTTGGTGAAATGCTACAAGCTGCAGCTTCAGGAAACGGCATTATTGTCTTAA
- a CDS encoding amidohydrolase, which translates to MADTQAAERTQQLGAKLIEIRRQLHQHPELSNEEFATTKAIQGWLTEAGIRIVDYGLKTGVVAEVGGKRSGPVLALRADIDALPIQEETGLPYASQVAGKMHACGHDYHTASLIGAALLLKQREETLAGTVRLIFQPSEEKATGAQVVIASGALEGVGAIYGIHNKPDLPVGTIGIKPGPIMAAADGFVVEVTGKGSHAAVPEASIDPIVTAAHIVTALQSIVSRNVSPLLSAVVSVTRIQSGTAWNVIAEKAVFDGTIRTFDEQVRQHVLERFKQVVENVAAAFGATATVRWIKGPPAVQNDPALVEAAVAAAHETLLQVVEPLPSSAGEDFAFYQKQVPGLFFFMGTAGPQEWHHPAFDIDEQALPLTAAYFANLASLYLEPFGETNKQ; encoded by the coding sequence ATGGCGGATACACAGGCGGCGGAGAGGACGCAGCAGCTAGGCGCAAAGCTGATTGAAATACGGCGCCAGCTGCACCAGCATCCCGAATTATCAAATGAAGAGTTCGCCACGACGAAGGCGATTCAAGGCTGGCTTACGGAAGCGGGCATTCGCATCGTCGATTATGGGCTGAAAACGGGTGTAGTCGCCGAAGTAGGCGGCAAACGCAGCGGGCCTGTTCTGGCTTTGCGGGCCGATATTGATGCACTGCCGATCCAAGAGGAGACGGGGCTGCCTTATGCATCGCAAGTGGCGGGAAAAATGCATGCTTGCGGGCATGATTATCATACCGCTTCGCTCATCGGTGCAGCTTTGCTGCTCAAGCAGCGCGAGGAGACGCTGGCGGGAACGGTGCGCCTTATTTTTCAGCCTTCTGAGGAGAAGGCGACAGGCGCACAGGTGGTCATTGCAAGCGGCGCGCTTGAAGGTGTAGGGGCGATTTATGGCATTCATAATAAGCCGGATCTGCCCGTCGGGACGATTGGCATAAAGCCGGGACCGATAATGGCAGCAGCCGATGGTTTTGTTGTTGAGGTGACGGGCAAAGGCAGCCATGCGGCTGTGCCGGAAGCAAGCATTGATCCGATTGTGACGGCGGCGCATATTGTGACGGCGCTGCAATCGATCGTCAGCCGCAATGTCAGCCCGCTGCTGAGCGCGGTCGTTAGCGTGACGCGCATTCAAAGCGGAACCGCTTGGAATGTCATAGCGGAAAAGGCTGTCTTCGACGGGACGATTCGCACCTTTGATGAGCAGGTGAGGCAGCATGTGCTGGAACGTTTCAAGCAGGTGGTGGAAAATGTAGCAGCAGCGTTCGGCGCAACTGCGACGGTGCGCTGGATTAAAGGGCCGCCAGCGGTTCAAAATGACCCGGCTTTAGTAGAAGCAGCAGTCGCAGCAGCTCACGAAACGTTGCTGCAGGTCGTAGAGCCGCTTCCGTCTTCTGCCGGAGAGGATTTCGCTTTTTATCAGAAGCAAGTGCCGGGTTTGTTTTTTTTCATGGGAACAGCGGGCCCGCAGGAATGGCATCATCCGGCTTTCGATATCGATGAGCAGGCGCTGCCGCTGACCGCTGCTTATTTCGCCAATCTGGCCAGCCTTTATTTGGAGCCGTTCGGTGAAACGAATAAGCAATAA
- a CDS encoding LLM class flavin-dependent oxidoreductase produces the protein MAIKLSILDQSPVFPGSTPAEAFQNTLTLVKKAEQLGYNRFWVSEHHDSAQVAGSSPEVLISFLLAQTKSIRIGSGGIMLQHYSPYKVAENFNLLATLAPGRVDLGIGRAPGGLPRSTQALQKGISQEQSLQDKLVELEHFVKNTLPAEHELAGLQASPVPEQPAEIYVLGASVASAKLAAEAGYPYVFAQFINSDAAIAEEALTAYHAEFRSDKGKQPQAILALSLIAANTDEEAALLASDHKNVKIHLENGKTLTVGTVEQAEEFGRQSGQPYRVEVKEAEITKGSKETVRRRLLEWQEKHHVNEFIITTAVKDFEARIHSYELLSEAFAELAVES, from the coding sequence ATGGCGATTAAGCTTAGCATTTTAGACCAAAGCCCTGTTTTTCCTGGCAGCACGCCGGCAGAGGCTTTTCAAAATACACTCACACTGGTGAAAAAGGCGGAGCAGCTCGGCTACAACCGCTTCTGGGTATCCGAGCATCATGATTCGGCGCAAGTTGCCGGCTCCTCGCCTGAGGTGCTGATTTCGTTTTTGCTTGCTCAAACAAAAAGTATTCGCATTGGCTCAGGCGGTATTATGCTCCAGCATTATAGCCCTTATAAAGTAGCGGAAAACTTTAATTTGCTGGCGACACTTGCTCCAGGCCGTGTCGATCTAGGAATCGGCCGCGCGCCGGGCGGGCTGCCGCGTTCCACGCAGGCTTTGCAGAAAGGCATTTCACAGGAGCAGTCGCTGCAGGATAAGCTGGTGGAATTAGAGCATTTTGTGAAAAATACGCTGCCCGCGGAGCATGAGCTGGCTGGGCTGCAGGCTTCCCCTGTGCCAGAGCAGCCAGCCGAAATCTATGTGCTTGGTGCCAGTGTAGCCAGTGCGAAGCTGGCAGCTGAAGCCGGTTACCCGTATGTGTTTGCCCAATTTATTAACAGTGATGCAGCTATCGCGGAAGAGGCGCTGACCGCTTATCATGCGGAGTTCCGCTCGGATAAAGGCAAGCAGCCGCAGGCGATTTTGGCGCTGTCGCTCATTGCCGCTAATACCGATGAGGAGGCAGCACTGCTGGCCTCTGATCATAAAAACGTTAAAATTCATTTGGAAAATGGCAAGACGCTAACGGTCGGAACCGTCGAACAGGCGGAAGAATTCGGCAGACAATCGGGCCAGCCTTATAGGGTTGAAGTGAAGGAAGCCGAAATTACGAAAGGCTCGAAGGAGACCGTTCGGAGGCGGCTGCTGGAATGGCAGGAGAAGCATCACGTCAATGAGTTTATTATAACGACGGCGGTTAAGGATTTTGAAGCTAGAATTCATTCCTATGAGCTGCTATCGGAAGCTTTCGCTGAGCTTGCTGTAGAAAGCTAG
- a CDS encoding amino acid ABC transporter ATP-binding protein, whose protein sequence is MIELKQISKSFGKNQVLQSIDLTVEKGEVVVILGPSGSGKTTLLRCINYLEKPDNGQIRIGDFELDFKAAGKKDIHNLRQRSAMVFQHYNLFKHKTALENVMEGLLIVQKLPKDEARRRSTQMLEKVGLAAKLDAYPSELSGGQQQRVGIARALALNPEVILFDEPTSALDPELVGEVLDVIRKIAGEGITMIVVTHEMGFARDVASHVVFMDGGVIVEEGKPSELFGKPKEERTKQFLKRIAPEPSYSI, encoded by the coding sequence ATGATTGAACTGAAGCAGATTTCCAAGTCGTTTGGGAAAAATCAGGTGCTTCAATCCATCGATCTGACGGTGGAAAAAGGCGAGGTCGTTGTCATATTAGGCCCAAGCGGGTCGGGTAAAACAACCTTGCTGCGCTGCATCAATTATTTGGAGAAGCCCGATAATGGGCAAATCCGCATTGGGGATTTCGAGCTGGACTTCAAGGCAGCAGGGAAAAAAGATATTCATAATCTGCGCCAGCGCTCGGCTATGGTGTTCCAGCATTACAATTTATTCAAGCATAAGACGGCGCTGGAAAACGTCATGGAAGGGCTGCTCATTGTGCAAAAGCTGCCCAAAGACGAAGCAAGGCGGCGCAGCACGCAAATGCTGGAGAAGGTAGGGCTTGCGGCGAAGCTTGACGCTTACCCAAGCGAGCTATCCGGCGGACAGCAGCAGCGGGTAGGTATCGCCCGGGCGCTTGCGCTGAACCCGGAAGTGATTTTGTTCGATGAGCCGACGTCGGCGCTTGATCCGGAGCTTGTTGGCGAGGTGCTTGATGTCATTCGCAAAATCGCTGGAGAAGGCATTACGATGATCGTCGTCACGCATGAAATGGGCTTTGCCCGCGATGTCGCAAGCCATGTCGTCTTTATGGACGGTGGTGTTATCGTCGAAGAAGGCAAGCCGAGCGAGCTGTTCGGCAAGCCGAAGGAAGAACGGACCAAGCAGTTTCTGAAGCGAATCGCGCCGGAACCTAGCTATAGCATATAA
- a CDS encoding amino acid ABC transporter permease — MSLDPGFIWTAFLSLFKALPNTLYITIVSVFVGFIIGTAIALIRIYRIPVLYPLASAYVLFIRGTPMLMHLLLIYFGLPIIIDGLASALGLGFNSTVIPLIGFAYISFSITAGAYMSEVVRAGILAVNRGQMEAAYSIGMTTPQALRRIVLPQALAVCLPNLSNNLIGMLHGSTLAFTVSVVEINAQAQIVAATNWKFLEAYIAAAVLFWGMTILIEQATAWLERRINKYNRGGVA, encoded by the coding sequence ATGTCACTAGACCCTGGATTTATATGGACGGCCTTTCTCAGCTTGTTCAAGGCGCTGCCGAATACCCTTTATATTACCATCGTCTCGGTGTTCGTCGGTTTCATTATTGGTACAGCAATTGCCCTTATTCGTATTTATCGCATTCCGGTTCTATACCCGCTGGCTAGCGCTTATGTGTTATTCATTCGTGGTACGCCGATGCTTATGCATTTGCTGCTTATCTATTTCGGCCTTCCGATCATAATCGATGGGCTGGCAAGCGCACTCGGACTTGGCTTTAATTCAACGGTTATTCCGTTAATCGGATTTGCTTATATTTCTTTCTCGATTACTGCAGGCGCCTATATGTCGGAGGTTGTACGCGCAGGCATTCTTGCGGTGAACCGCGGACAGATGGAGGCCGCTTATTCCATTGGAATGACGACGCCGCAGGCGCTGCGCCGTATCGTACTGCCGCAGGCGCTCGCCGTCTGCTTGCCGAATCTATCCAACAATTTGATTGGCATGCTGCACGGTTCAACGCTCGCTTTTACCGTATCTGTTGTTGAAATCAATGCCCAAGCGCAAATTGTCGCTGCCACAAACTGGAAGTTTCTTGAAGCCTACATTGCAGCAGCGGTGCTGTTCTGGGGCATGACCATATTAATCGAGCAGGCTACAGCTTGGCTGGAGCGGAGAATTAATAAATACAATCGAGGTGGCGTAGCATGA
- a CDS encoding amino acid ABC transporter permease, which yields MGRKFDIHYLLDFIPKLLSYLHITLFIVAASILLGIVVGFIIALPRLYKTPVLQRFSQVYVSFFRGTPILIQLFLIYYGLPELLKLVHIDVSRANVLVFVILAYALHSGAFISEAIRAAVNGVDRGQVEAAYAIGMSGYQAFTRIVLPQALAISIPILANLVIGNLKDTSLAFTLGAMEMTGKSQTLASATQHFIETYIALSLIYFVISTILERTFHYLERRLLRHEKQVAEPAERYGKRRLWKRTLIARFEKGG from the coding sequence ATGGGCAGAAAATTTGATATTCATTACTTGCTAGATTTCATACCCAAATTGCTGTCTTACCTGCATATCACCTTGTTTATTGTAGCTGCATCCATTTTGCTGGGCATCGTGGTTGGTTTTATAATCGCGCTGCCCCGGCTTTACAAAACTCCCGTATTGCAGCGGTTTTCGCAGGTGTATGTATCCTTTTTCCGCGGAACGCCCATATTGATTCAGCTCTTTCTCATTTATTACGGCCTTCCGGAATTGCTTAAGCTGGTTCATATCGATGTATCACGGGCCAATGTGCTCGTTTTCGTTATTTTGGCTTATGCTCTCCATAGTGGCGCTTTTATATCTGAGGCGATTCGGGCGGCGGTCAATGGGGTGGATCGTGGGCAGGTAGAGGCGGCCTATGCGATTGGAATGAGCGGCTATCAGGCGTTTACCCGAATTGTACTGCCGCAGGCGCTGGCGATATCGATCCCGATTTTGGCGAATCTCGTCATTGGCAACCTGAAGGACACGTCGCTGGCGTTCACGCTGGGCGCCATGGAAATGACGGGCAAGTCGCAGACGCTAGCCTCGGCAACTCAGCATTTTATCGAAACCTACATTGCTTTGTCCCTTATTTATTTTGTAATCAGCACGATATTGGAGCGGACCTTCCATTATTTAGAGCGCAGGCTGCTGCGTCATGAGAAACAAGTGGCCGAACCGGCGGAGCGTTATGGTAAAAGAAGGCTGTGGAAGCGGACGCTCATCGCGCGCTTTGAGAAAGGAGGCTGA
- a CDS encoding transporter substrate-binding domain-containing protein has translation MKKRTFLATLLVLSFTLTACGAANNGANETANSGAGASASPAQEVKKIIVGTGTQFPNVCFIDEDGKLTGFDVELVREIDKRLPEYEFEFQTQEFSSLLLSLETKKIDFVAHQMEKNPEREAKFLFNKEPYSIFLSKIAVYRDNTTIHSIDDLTGKKVFTSPTSNQAFFLEQYNKDHNNPYEIVYSSGAANDRIALLKSGRVDATLATDFSLPFYPDTDGKPAMKTVGDPLIQSDVLFVLRKDSQELADKLDAAIKEVKADGTLSKLSVEWLGEDYTKPLDEVVKK, from the coding sequence ATGAAAAAAAGAACTTTTTTAGCTACGCTGCTGGTATTGTCCTTTACGCTGACGGCGTGCGGAGCTGCAAATAATGGCGCGAATGAAACAGCAAACAGCGGTGCAGGGGCAAGTGCTAGCCCGGCTCAGGAAGTGAAGAAAATTATTGTCGGCACGGGTACCCAGTTCCCGAATGTATGCTTTATCGATGAGGACGGCAAGCTGACAGGCTTCGACGTTGAGCTGGTTAGAGAAATCGATAAACGCCTTCCGGAATATGAGTTTGAATTCCAAACACAAGAATTTTCAAGCTTGCTGCTAAGCCTTGAGACGAAAAAAATCGATTTTGTCGCTCACCAAATGGAGAAAAATCCAGAGCGTGAGGCCAAATTCCTTTTTAATAAAGAGCCGTACAGCATTTTCCTTTCCAAAATCGCAGTGTACAGAGACAATACGACGATTCATTCAATCGACGATTTGACAGGCAAAAAAGTGTTCACATCGCCAACGAGCAATCAGGCCTTTTTCCTGGAGCAATACAACAAGGATCACAACAATCCGTATGAAATTGTTTACTCCAGCGGCGCTGCCAACGACCGAATTGCCTTGCTCAAAAGCGGCCGCGTAGATGCAACGCTTGCTACTGACTTCTCGCTTCCGTTCTACCCTGACACAGATGGCAAACCTGCGATGAAAACGGTAGGCGACCCGCTCATTCAATCCGACGTGCTGTTCGTGCTTCGGAAAGACAGCCAGGAGCTGGCAGACAAGCTGGATGCAGCAATTAAAGAGGTTAAAGCAGACGGAACGCTGTCGAAGCTGAGCGTAGAGTGGCTTGGCGAAGACTACACAAAACCGCTTGATGAAGTTGTAAAAAAATAA
- a CDS encoding LysR family transcriptional regulator, which translates to MNIENIEAFVYVIYYGSFNKAAESLFLSQPSVTARIQSLERELDCKLFDRMGKQIQLTEEGKRFLPYAQQILQTLEKGRKQLHQKQEMPAQLRIGCTVSTANYLVPRLLPALKEKHPGIRFKTVTAPTDDIVEKVLSKEVDIGFVRQTTHPGLRSVKLLDDAIRLHVYEGHPFLKEKQITLRAIGNQPLVFFECGALDWVRLQRVFESLNEPPEMSCHTDNLETAKRLVLQKLGICFLPSLSAYDEVQAGQLFPITIPEVEGLSLDTNLIMLNGESSPFFESLVKLVKALPFVSGA; encoded by the coding sequence GTGAATATCGAAAATATAGAAGCATTCGTCTATGTCATTTACTACGGCAGCTTTAATAAGGCTGCGGAAAGCCTATTTCTTTCCCAGCCGTCCGTAACGGCGAGAATTCAGTCGCTGGAGCGGGAGCTTGATTGCAAGCTGTTCGACCGCATGGGCAAGCAAATTCAATTGACCGAGGAAGGCAAGCGGTTCCTGCCGTACGCCCAGCAAATTTTGCAGACGCTGGAAAAGGGTCGCAAACAGCTGCATCAGAAGCAGGAGATGCCTGCCCAGCTGAGAATTGGCTGTACTGTGTCAACGGCAAATTATTTGGTGCCGAGGCTGCTGCCAGCGCTGAAGGAGAAGCATCCTGGCATTCGCTTCAAGACGGTGACCGCTCCGACGGATGATATTGTGGAAAAGGTGCTCAGCAAAGAGGTCGATATCGGCTTTGTCCGTCAAACGACCCATCCCGGCTTACGCTCGGTTAAGCTGCTGGATGACGCCATTCGGCTGCATGTGTATGAGGGCCACCCTTTTCTGAAAGAAAAGCAGATTACGCTAAGGGCGATAGGCAACCAGCCGCTGGTGTTTTTTGAATGTGGAGCGCTGGACTGGGTAAGGCTTCAGCGGGTTTTTGAATCGCTTAATGAACCGCCGGAAATGTCCTGCCACACAGATAATTTGGAAACCGCGAAGAGGCTCGTGCTGCAAAAGCTGGGGATCTGCTTCCTGCCAAGTCTGTCTGCCTATGACGAGGTTCAGGCTGGCCAGCTTTTCCCGATTACGATTCCGGAAGTGGAGGGACTGTCGCTGGATACGAACCTGATTATGCTTAACGGGGAGAGCAGTCCTTTTTTCGAAAGCTTGGTGAAGCTTGTCAAAGCACTGCCTTTCGTCAGCGGGGCGTAA
- a CDS encoding polysaccharide deacetylase family protein → MNKLSMIHQVSVREKVVAFTFDDGPNPVYTSQLLDIFRSVGGRATFFMIGQEMEAHPEMAAVVHQEGHELGNHTYSHPDLTELTLEEASGELQRTDVLMRKVTGQQVRSFRPPFFGVNDSILSLAAEYGYRSIGTVNGAAKDWETPGVDYILEHTRQAIAPGSILLFHDGYGDRSQTIEAVRVLVEELAAEGYRFVTTSELLDMADPDESGLTMSPEELEG, encoded by the coding sequence ATGAACAAATTATCCATGATACATCAGGTTTCTGTAAGGGAAAAGGTAGTGGCCTTCACATTTGATGATGGTCCGAATCCGGTATATACGAGCCAATTGCTTGATATTTTTCGCAGTGTGGGAGGACGAGCAACCTTTTTTATGATTGGTCAGGAGATGGAAGCGCATCCAGAAATGGCGGCCGTTGTGCATCAGGAGGGCCACGAGCTCGGGAATCATACATATTCCCATCCAGACCTTACTGAACTGACGTTGGAGGAAGCTAGTGGGGAGCTGCAGCGAACAGATGTCCTTATGCGGAAGGTTACAGGGCAACAGGTACGTAGCTTCAGACCGCCATTCTTTGGCGTGAATGACAGCATTCTGTCTCTGGCTGCAGAGTACGGATACCGGTCAATCGGCACGGTAAATGGAGCGGCCAAGGACTGGGAAACGCCAGGCGTTGATTATATTCTGGAGCATACACGGCAGGCGATCGCGCCCGGCAGTATCTTGCTGTTTCATGACGGGTACGGGGACCGTTCCCAGACCATAGAAGCGGTTCGGGTGCTGGTGGAAGAACTGGCTGCAGAAGGCTATCGTTTTGTCACCACCAGTGAACTGCTGGATATGGCCGATCCGGATGAGAGCGGTCTGACGATGAGCCCAGAGGAGTTAGAAGGATAG